In Acidobacteriota bacterium, the following are encoded in one genomic region:
- a CDS encoding pyridoxal phosphate-dependent aminotransferase produces the protein MKIAKRGRVISLSPTLAISQKANELKAKGIEVFSFGAGQPDFNTPDNVKNEAIKAIKDNFTKYTASSGIEELKKAVADKYADEWGASYGLDEIIISCGAKHSLANAFLAIIEPGDEVIIPSPYWVTYPEQVKLTDGVPRIIDLPEENGFVLTREAIEEALTERTKAVIINTPNNPTGAVIPRRELERIIELALSRGFYIIFDECYEKFVYEGEHTSLAAFGNEVKEIAIIINAVSKTYAMTGFRIGFTLGPREVISAMSRIQSHTTSNPTSISQRAAVEAITGPQASVEEMLREYRRRREFIVNALNEIPGVRCPLPKGAFYVFPNISHYLKGEVDTSEKFALKLIDEARVAVVQGSAFGREGYIRISYATSLPVIEKGMKAFKEFLARLG, from the coding sequence ATGAAAATAGCGAAGAGAGGAAGGGTGATATCGCTTTCTCCCACCCTTGCCATCTCGCAGAAGGCGAACGAGCTGAAGGCTAAAGGGATTGAGGTATTCAGCTTTGGAGCGGGGCAGCCGGATTTTAATACTCCAGATAATGTAAAAAATGAAGCGATAAAAGCGATAAAGGACAACTTTACCAAATACACCGCCTCATCGGGGATAGAGGAGCTGAAGAAAGCGGTGGCGGATAAGTACGCCGATGAGTGGGGAGCGAGCTACGGGCTTGATGAGATCATCATCTCCTGTGGGGCAAAGCATTCCTTAGCCAACGCCTTCTTAGCCATTATAGAACCGGGGGACGAGGTCATCATCCCCTCCCCCTACTGGGTTACCTATCCCGAGCAGGTGAAGTTGACGGATGGGGTTCCCAGGATCATCGATCTTCCTGAGGAAAATGGGTTTGTCCTCACCCGTGAGGCTATCGAGGAGGCACTTACCGAGCGGACGAAGGCGGTTATCATCAATACCCCGAACAATCCAACTGGTGCGGTGATCCCGAGGAGGGAGCTTGAGAGGATCATTGAGCTCGCCCTTTCCCGGGGCTTTTACATAATCTTCGATGAGTGTTATGAGAAGTTCGTCTATGAAGGGGAACATACCTCGCTTGCCGCCTTCGGCAATGAGGTTAAGGAGATCGCCATCATCATAAACGCCGTCTCCAAGACCTATGCCATGACCGGTTTTCGCATCGGCTTCACCCTCGGTCCCCGGGAGGTGATCTCGGCGATGTCCCGCATCCAGAGCCACACCACCTCGAACCCTACCTCCATCTCCCAGAGGGCGGCGGTGGAAGCTATAACTGGTCCTCAGGCTTCGGTGGAGGAGATGCTTAGAGAGTACAGGAGGAGGCGCGAGTTCATCGTGAACGCCTTGAACGAGATCCCCGGGGTAAGGTGTCCCCTTCCTAAAGGCGCCTTCTATGTCTTTCCCAACATCTCCCACTACTTAAAGGGCGAAGTGGATACCTCGGAGAAGTTTGCCCTGAAGCTTATCGATGAGGCTCGGGTGGCGGTGGTCCAGGGTTCCGCTTTTGGCAGGGAGGGCTATATCCGCATCTCTTATGCCACCTCGCTCCCGGTGATAGAGAAGGGGATGAAGGCGTTCAAGGAATTCCTCGCCAGGCTTGGCTGA
- the coaD gene encoding pantetheine-phosphate adenylyltransferase, translated as MKRIAVFPGSFDPITNGHIDIIERGSKIFDEIVVAVAENPGKSLLFTISERVEMIEEIFNHREGIRVDAFSGLLIDYVKSIGACVVIRGLRVISDFEYEFQMALMNRRLAPDIETLFMMPNETYTYVSSRLVREIASLGGSVRGLVPPLVEERMRRKFKGLTKG; from the coding sequence GTGAAGCGGATCGCTGTTTTTCCCGGTTCCTTCGACCCGATAACCAACGGGCACATCGATATAATAGAACGGGGCTCCAAGATATTCGACGAGATCGTGGTGGCGGTGGCGGAGAATCCGGGGAAATCCCTCTTGTTCACCATCTCCGAGCGGGTGGAGATGATCGAAGAGATATTCAACCACCGTGAGGGGATAAGGGTCGATGCTTTTTCCGGCCTTTTGATCGATTATGTCAAGAGCATCGGGGCGTGCGTTGTCATCCGGGGGTTGAGGGTAATCTCCGATTTCGAGTATGAGTTTCAGATGGCGCTTATGAATAGAAGGCTGGCGCCGGATATCGAGACATTGTTTATGATGCCGAATGAAACCTATACCTATGTGAGCTCCCGGCTGGTGAGGGAGATAGCCTCGTTAGGGGGGTCGGTGAGAGGACTCGTTCCTCCCTTGGTTGAGGAGAGGATGAGGAGAAAGTTTAAGGGGTTAACCAAAGGGTGA
- a CDS encoding DUF1565 domain-containing protein — MRKVYFFLLFVFALFLSSCNETTPSTPTTQPTTSTETTSSAPTTSSTSTSSSSIVQKPVIIRETGQGFDTIQEAINAASAGQHIDVSAGTYEEHITIDKKLYLIGADRNTTIINGGGTGNIVTFSSGADGSLITGFKIMNGSAAIYSPDTVAITIERNIVKQNVTGIDLAYASSDLIITGNLVEDQTSNGLSLHRSVGTPLISESIFQNNYDGMSISSINPKIVKCEAKNNTRYGISCWGTANPDVGGGAQGGIGQNKIKGNAVWDFYNATSNAIKAENNYWDHTTATDIDTNDIYDDDENASYGAVDFDPFLTTTSLISLHTKSRLLHISSLFRNLFRSLFKGDLPISAIYLSRSFEPRLRFAYEELQRRERYPLFDEQYYPPLRVRTKR; from the coding sequence ATGAGAAAAGTGTATTTTTTTCTTCTTTTTGTTTTTGCCTTGTTTCTTAGCTCGTGTAATGAAACCACCCCTTCTACTCCTACTACCCAACCCACAACCTCGACAGAAACTACCAGCTCTGCTCCTACTACCAGTAGCACCAGCACGAGCAGCAGTAGTATAGTCCAAAAGCCGGTTATCATAAGGGAAACCGGGCAAGGGTTCGATACGATACAAGAGGCGATAAATGCGGCGAGCGCCGGGCAACACATCGATGTCTCAGCAGGCACCTATGAAGAGCATATAACAATTGATAAAAAGCTCTACCTCATCGGCGCTGATAGAAACACTACCATCATAAATGGAGGGGGAACGGGAAACATAGTTACCTTTAGCTCCGGCGCAGATGGCTCGCTAATAACCGGATTTAAGATAATGAATGGCAGTGCAGCTATTTATTCTCCAGATACCGTCGCAATTACCATAGAGCGGAACATAGTAAAACAAAATGTCACCGGGATCGATTTGGCTTACGCTTCTTCCGATCTTATCATCACTGGAAATCTGGTCGAGGATCAGACGAGTAATGGGTTAAGTCTGCACAGATCCGTAGGTACTCCCCTAATAAGCGAAAGTATTTTCCAGAATAACTATGACGGAATGAGCATCTCCAGTATTAACCCGAAGATAGTAAAATGTGAGGCAAAGAACAATACCCGCTATGGGATAAGCTGCTGGGGTACCGCCAATCCCGATGTTGGCGGAGGTGCTCAGGGGGGTATAGGGCAGAACAAAATCAAGGGGAATGCAGTCTGGGATTTCTACAACGCCACCTCGAACGCGATCAAGGCGGAGAACAATTACTGGGACCATACCACTGCCACGGATATAGACACAAACGACATCTACGATGACGACGAGAACGCAAGCTACGGCGCGGTCGATTTCGACCCATTTCTTACCACTACCTCTTTAATTTCTCTCCACACGAAGTCAAGGTTGCTCCACATCTCCTCCTTATTCCGAAACCTTTTCCGCTCTTTGTTCAAGGGCGACCTTCCTATCTCGGCGATCTATCTATCTCGCTCCTTCGAGCCAAGGCTAAGATTTGCCTACGAGGAACTTCAAAGGAGAGAACGCTACCCACTCTTCGATGAGCAATACTACCCAC